A single window of Anopheles moucheti chromosome 2, idAnoMoucSN_F20_07, whole genome shotgun sequence DNA harbors:
- the LOC128304880 gene encoding RNA pseudouridylate synthase domain-containing protein 1-like, with protein sequence MIDEIVDRIVQFFSTGLVEKIIKAFLVLCDRFVNFILSLCEGNNYKKKDETVDVLYTSGNFLVINKKHDLLINSNDTKKKTVQTIMRKQFPEYVQDNLTHDFYFAHRLDFATSGILCIPLNKNACKEVCQVFEEQRARKYYLALLRGHTDFDEEVIDIAIGEDVRFKDTSKKMCTILEDELCQNPRRSITKVLVLDRGYYNGKPVTKVLLRPITGRRHQLRLHCSQIGHVIVGDYTYSLKIDTSPPRMFLHAFRLVLPNTIENLDIQTDDPFTEKALKYKWKVVEQVNSIANAFDIIDSF encoded by the exons ATGATAGATGAAATCGTAGATCGTATTGTTCAGTTCTTTTCCACTGGCTTGGTGGAGAAAATCATTAAAGCTTTCCTAGTCTTATGCGATCGGTTCGTAAACTTTATTCTGTCCCTGTGTGAGGGTAACAATTACAAGAAGAAGGACGAAACGGTTGACGTGCTGTACACTAGCGGCAACTTTTTGGTGATTAACAAAAAGCATGATCTACTGATCAATTCAAATGACACTAAAAAG AAAACTGTCCAAACGATCATGCGGAAACAGTTTCCCGAGTACGTACAGGATAACTTAACACACGATTTCTACTTCGCCCATCGGTTGGACTTTGCCACCAGTGGAATACTGTGCATTCCGCTGAACAAAAACGCGTGCAAAGAGGTTTGCCAGGTATTCGAGGAGCAGCGGGCCAGAAAGTACTATTTAGCTTTACTCCGCGGGCATACTGATTTTGACGAAGAAGTGATTGATATAGCGATAG GCGAGGATGTGCGGTTCAAGGATACAAGCAAAAAAATGTGCACCATCCTCGAGGATGAACTATGCCAAAATCCGCGTCGCAGTATAACGAAGGTGCTGGTGCTAGATAGAGGCTACTACAATGGAAAGCCCGTTACCAAAGTGCTTTTACGGCCAATCACTGGTCGACGGCATCAATTGCGACTGCACTGCTCGCAGATCGGTCACGTGATCGTGGGGGATTACACGTACAGTCTGAAAATCGACACATCACCGCCGCGAATGTTTCTGCATGCGTTCCGGCTTGTGCTGCCGAACACGATCGAAAACCTTGACATCCAGACGGACGATCCGTTCACGGAGAAGGCGCTCAAGTACAAGTGGAAGGTGGTTGAGCAGGTGAATAGCATTGCGAACGCGTTCGACATCATTGACTCATTTTAA